The nucleotide sequence GTTTCGTTCGATAAAGTCGCGTCGGGGAGCGACATCATCGCCCATCAATGTTGAAAAGACGTGGTCGGCGTCGGCGGCCGACTCGACCGTCACGATTTTCAGGCTGCGCGTGTCGGGGTTCATGGTGGTACTCCAGAGCTGTTCGGCGTTCATCTCACCTAAACCCTTGTAACGCTGCACCCCTACGTTTTCTTCGCGGCCACTACCGGCCAGTTCCTTCACAGCGGCTTCGCGCTGCTGCTCGGTCCAGCAGTATCGTTCTTCCTTGCCTTTCTTAACGAGGTACAGGGGCGGCTGAGCGATATAGACGTAACCGTTGTCAATCAGGGCCTTCATGTTGCGGTAGAATAACGTCAGAATCAGCGTCCGGATGTGGCTGCCGTCAACGTCGGCGTCGGTCATGATGATGATCTTATGATAACGGAGCTTGTCCAGGTTCATCACCGTTTCGTCGTCTTTCTTTTCCAAACGTACGCCAAGAGCCGTCCAGATATTCTTGATCTCTTCGTTCTCGTAGATCTTATGCTCCATCGCCTTCTCAACGTTCAGGATTTTACCCCGTAGCGGCAGAATTGCCTGGAACGCGCGGTTACGGCCCTGTTTGGCGGTTCCACCCGCCGAGTCACCCTCTACCAGATAGAGTTCGCATTTTTCCGGGTCGGTATCCGAGCAGTCGGCAAGCTTACCGGGCAGGCCCATGCCGCCCATAAAATCCTTGCGCTCGGTCATGATGCGTTTGTAGGCGAGGTCAGCGGCAATACGCGCCTGTGCCGACACGAGCACTTTCTTGACAATACCCTGCGCTGTCTTGGGATTTTCTTCAAGCCAGGTTTCGAGCATATCGGCCATCGCCTGGCTTACGGCGCTGACTACTTCCTGGTTGCCCAGCTTGGTTTTGGTCTGGCCTTCAAACTGAGGCTCCTGCACTTTCACCGAGATAACGGCCGTCAGGCCCTTCCGGAAGTCTTCGCCATTGAAAGTGACCTTACCGACATTTTTGGGCAGAACCCCCGGATTTTTATCGGCGTAATTTTTCAGGACACGCGTTAAGGCCGATCGGAAGCCCTGTACGTGCGTACCTCCTTCGTGCGTGTTGATGTTGTTAACGTACGACAATACGTTCTCACCGGCCTCGTAATTGTACACCAGCGCTACCTGTACCGGGGTCGAACCTTTATCGCTCTCCATATAGATCGGCTTCATGCCGTCGAGTGGGGGACGGGTTTCGTCGAGATACTGCACAAACTCTACCAGA is from Spirosoma taeanense and encodes:
- the gyrB gene encoding DNA topoisomerase (ATP-hydrolyzing) subunit B: MTNELIEADAPTETVLGNYGADNIQVLEGLEAVRKRPAMYIGDVGIRGLHHLIWEVVDNSIDEALAGYCDKITVTINPDNSITVQDNGRGIPTGINTKMGKSALEVVMTVLHAGGKFDKDTYKVSGGLHGVGVSCVNALSTDLRVEVHRDGKIFEQAYKIGHPQYEVRVIGETDDHGTTVHFKPDASIFTETVYKYDTVAGRLRELSYLNKGIHIFLNDLRELDEAGAPLRQDDFFSEGGLVEFVQYLDETRPPLDGMKPIYMESDKGSTPVQVALVYNYEAGENVLSYVNNINTHEGGTHVQGFRSALTRVLKNYADKNPGVLPKNVGKVTFNGEDFRKGLTAVISVKVQEPQFEGQTKTKLGNQEVVSAVSQAMADMLETWLEENPKTAQGIVKKVLVSAQARIAADLAYKRIMTERKDFMGGMGLPGKLADCSDTDPEKCELYLVEGDSAGGTAKQGRNRAFQAILPLRGKILNVEKAMEHKIYENEEIKNIWTALGVRLEKKDDETVMNLDKLRYHKIIIMTDADVDGSHIRTLILTLFYRNMKALIDNGYVYIAQPPLYLVKKGKEERYCWTEQQREAAVKELAGSGREENVGVQRYKGLGEMNAEQLWSTTMNPDTRSLKIVTVESAADADHVFSTLMGDDVAPRRDFIERNAKYARVDV